Proteins found in one Cetobacterium somerae genomic segment:
- a CDS encoding lipid-A-disaccharide synthase N-terminal domain-containing protein produces the protein MVSIENWNIFLIIGFIGQGLFSMRFIIQWLASEKAKKSVIPFSFWIFSLSGSIFLLIYAIYKKDPVFILGQAPNVLIYSRNIYLIKKNRGVER, from the coding sequence ATGGTAAGTATAGAGAATTGGAATATTTTTTTAATTATAGGCTTTATTGGACAAGGACTTTTTTCAATGAGATTTATTATTCAATGGTTAGCTAGTGAGAAAGCTAAAAAGAGTGTTATACCGTTTTCGTTTTGGATATTTAGTCTATCAGGTAGTATTTTTTTATTAATTTATGCAATATATAAAAAAGACCCTGTATTTATATTGGGGCAAGCACCAAATGTGCTTATTTATTCAAGAAATATATATCTAATAAAAAAAAATAGAGGAGTTGAAAGATAA